The proteins below are encoded in one region of Acanthochromis polyacanthus isolate Apoly-LR-REF ecotype Palm Island chromosome 4, KAUST_Apoly_ChrSc, whole genome shotgun sequence:
- the LOC110966033 gene encoding deoxyribonuclease-2-alpha-like — protein sequence MYLSHHYIFRYILYKLPSKFGGGLEYLYMDDSTNGWILSSKIISESGALANTLKPLLDFYTLRTEHFGYLLYNDDPPINVAVSKSFGHSKGVVMLDRQTGVWLSHSTPRFPTYCNRNFWPNNGNVNAQTFLCVTFPYATFRDIGVQLKYIHIYSFDFDLPTTFPMELQCVAQRSCYPKTEPWSRKVTLTSNAGREFISFAKYTRFGDDLYSGLISKDVKKNLYVRTWGNPGKTKLLPSNCSIPYHVYNVKDVQLSQTVSFIDTVDHSKWCVTADGAMSCIADMNRMRSQISRGGGAICTDYPVVGRAFYTLIKTPEPCPSDAQHTEL from the exons ATGTATTTATCTCATCATTATATCTTTAGGTACATCTTATACAAGCTCCCCAGTAAGTTTGGAGGCGGTTTGGAGTATTTGTACATGGATGACAGCACCAATGGATGGATACTCAGCTCCAAGATAATCAGTGAATCTGGCGCTCTGGCAAACACTCTGAAACCTCTTCTTGACTTCTATACCTTGAGG ACTGAACATTTTGGATACCTGCTCTACAATGATGACCCCCCAATTAATGTTGCTGTTTCCAAATCATTTGGCCACAGTAAAG GGGTTGTGATGCTGGACAGACAAACTGGAGTTTGGCTTTCTCACAGCACACCAAGATTTCCAACATATTGCAACAGAAACTTCTGGCCAAACAACGGGAATGTTAACGCTcaaacatttctgtgtgtgACCTTCCCTTATGCTACCTTCAGAGATATCG GAGTGCAGCTAAAGTACATCCACATCTACTCCTTTGACTTCGACCTCCCAACTACCTTTCCCATGGAGCTGCAATGTGTCGCACAGCGAAGCTGCTACCCGAAAACAGAACCCTGGTCTAGAAAAGTGACGCTGACTTCCAATGCAGGACGTGAATTCATCAGTTTCGCAAAATACACACGTTTTGGGGATG ATCTTTACTCTGGTCTAATTTCAAAAGATGTGAAGAAGAATCTGTACGTGAGGACTTGGGGAAACCCGGGTAAGACGAAGCTTCTGCCTTCAAACTGCAGCATCCCTTATCATGTGTACAATGTGAAGGATGTGCAGCTTTCACAGACGGTGTCCTTCATCGACACCGTTGATCATTCCAAGTGGTGCGTGACAGCAGATGGCGCCATGTCCTGCATTGCCGATATGAACAGGATGAGGAGCCAGATTTCCAGAGGTGGAGGAGCAATATGCACTGATTACCCTGTAGTCGGGAGGGCTTTTTATACACTGATCAAAACACCCGAACCGTGTCCATCTGATGCTCAACACACGGAGCTGTAA